Below is a window of Candidatus Limnocylindrales bacterium DNA.
AAGGTACCAGGGCCAGAACATCCCCTTGTTTCACCCGTTGTCCGTTTTTAACTTCTAACTTGAGATAAGAATCGTGTTCCAGACTGAGAACTTTTTTCTGATCATTATCTCCCAAAATGGAAATAATGATCATTCGATCCTTCTCCTGTTTTTCTATTTTGACTACTCCATCGATTTCGGCAATTCGGGGTAACATCACATCTTTGATACGTACCTTGGGTTGAACATCTTCCTTAAGGGGGATTCCCACCTTAGGGGTTGTTAAACCGGTCACTTCATCCAGATCTTCTTTAACGGTTACATCTTCAAAGGTGACAACACCCGGATATTCTGTAATGATCAGCGCAGAGTAAGGATCCCATTCAGCCAGGGTCTGATTTTTTTCCACTCGCTGTCCATCTCGAACCTTCAATACGGCTCCGTAGGGAAGAGGATGTCGTTCCCTTTCTCGACCTTTCTCGTCTAAAACGGCGATATATCCCACACCCGTTTTGCTCAGTACTACCAGATCTCCTTCTTTTCGGGCAACGGTTTTTAAATCAGAATGGAACTTTACGGTCCCGCTATTTTTAGCCGTTAAAACGGATCTTTCTACCACGATGGCGGTCCCTCCGATATGGAAGGTTCTCATGGTCAACTGGGTTCCTGGTTCTCCTATGGATTGAGCAGCAATGATTCCGACGGCTTCGCCGATATCGACTAACCTTCGAGTGGCTAAATTCCTGCCGTAGCAGAGGACACAAACCCCTCGTTTAGCCTGGCAGGTTAAGACCGATCGTATTTTAACACTTACCACCCCGGCCTGTTCTATTTTCTCGGCGTAGTCCTCATTGATTTCTTCGTTGGCTTTGACGATGACCTCTCCGGTATGAGGATCTTTGATATCATCTAGGGCAACGCGGCCTAAGATACGATCTTTCAAAGGCTCGATCACATCGCCGCCTTCAATAATGGCCTCGATATCAATCCCATCCAGAGTCTGGCAATCATACTGGGAAACCGTCACATCCTGGGCGACATCTACGAGGCGTCGGGTTAAATAACCCGAATCTGCAGTTTTAAGAGCAGTATCGGCTAATCCTTTTCTTGCTCCATGGGTAGAGATAAAGTACTGGAGCACTGTAAGGCCTTCCCGGAAGTTAGCCTTAATGGGAGTTTCGATAATTTCTCCGGAAGGTTTCGCCATAAGACCTCGCATTCCAGCTAATTGACGTATTTGTTGACGGCTTCCACGGGATCCCGAATCCGCCATCATATAAATAGGATTAAACTCTCCTTCACTGGGAGTCTTATGGCCGGCATACCTTCGTTCATCAATTTCCCCTTTTCTTCCCAGAAGGATCCCTTCCTGCTCCCGTTTCTCCAATTCCTCGAATATTTCTTTGGCAACTTCATCGGTGGTGCGGGACCAGATATCGATAACTTTATTATAACGCTCTCCGTTGGTAATGATTCCACTCCGATATTGCTGTTCGACTTTCATCACTTCTTCTTCGGCCCGTTCAATCAACTCTTGCTTCTTGGGAGGAATACGGATATCGTCGATACTAATGGAGATCCCAGACAGCGTGGCGTAGGTGAAACCCAAAGTTTTCAATCGATCTAGTACTTCTACGGTCGTCTGATTCCCATACTTCAGGTGAATATCCGCTACCAGCCGCTCCAACTTCTTCTTGGTCATATGTTCATTCAAGAAAGGATACCCTTGGGGAAGGATTTCGTTGAAGAGGACGCGACCTACCGTTGTCGTTATGGAGCTTCCGTTAAGTCTTAATCTTATTTTCTCCAGGAGTCCCACTTTTTTATCATCGAAAGCGATTCGGACCTCTTGAGCATTGGCGAAAAATCTTAAGCTTTTTATACGATACACATCGGTCAGGTCTTTAACTTCGAAACCATTTATAGAGATGATTTTATCCCCAACGGCTAATCCGGCTCTTTCTGCGGGGCTCTTCTCAACAACTTTAAATACAGAAACTCCTCCCTTTGAAGTCCTATGCCCGTTACCTGAAGCGCTTTCAACGGCATCCATCAATTTCACGGCCTCACTCCGAAGGCCCAGTCCTATTTTTGGAAAAAGGATCACATTCTCCTCCTCTTCCCGAGAGAGTC
It encodes the following:
- a CDS encoding PDZ domain-containing protein, whose translation is MDAVESASGNGHRTSKGGVSVFKVVEKSPAERAGLAVGDKIISINGFEVKDLTDVYRIKSLRFFANAQEVRIAFDDKKVGLLEKIRLRLNGSSITTTVGRVLFNEILPQGYPFLNEHMTKKKLERLVADIHLKYGNQTTVEVLDRLKTLGFTYATLSGISISIDDIRIPPKKQELIERAEEEVMKVEQQYRSGIITNGERYNKVIDIWSRTTDEVAKEIFEELEKREQEGILLGRKGEIDERRYAGHKTPSEGEFNPIYMMADSGSRGSRQQIRQLAGMRGLMAKPSGEIIETPIKANFREGLTVLQYFISTHGARKGLADTALKTADSGYLTRRLVDVAQDVTVSQYDCQTLDGIDIEAIIEGGDVIEPLKDRILGRVALDDIKDPHTGEVIVKANEEINEDYAEKIEQAGVVSVKIRSVLTCQAKRGVCVLCYGRNLATRRLVDIGEAVGIIAAQSIGEPGTQLTMRTFHIGGTAIVVERSVLTAKNSGTVKFHSDLKTVARKEGDLVVLSKTGVGYIAVLDEKGRERERHPLPYGAVLKVRDGQRVEKNQTLAEWDPYSALIITEYPGVVTFEDVTVKEDLDEVTGLTTPKVGIPLKEDVQPKVRIKDVMLPRIAEIDGVVKIEKQEKDRMIIISILGDNDQKKVLSLEHDSYLKLEVKNGQRVKQGDVLALVPYKIPLPIGAHLQVADGQVVSAGDIIAKIPKDTTKTKDITGGLPRVVELFEARKPKEYAIISEIDGVVSFGGISRGSRKVIVRNDSGDEKEYSIPRGVHISVREGDRVKAGEALMDGPSNPHDILRVLGVKEVQKYLVKSIQEVYKLQGVNINDKHIEIIVRQMLRRVKIVDPGDTEFLLDEYVDRFAFEEENERVIKAGGRPARGRPQLLGITVASLSTDSFISAASFQETTRVLTEAAISGKVDDLRGLKENVIVGRLIPAGTGMLRYRKATVKANL